CGACGCCGCCCGCCGCATCGACGGGCAGTTCAACCGGTGGTTCCTCGACCCGATCTTCCGCGGTGCGTACCCGGCTGACATCGTCCGTGACATCCGCGAGGTGGATGCCGAGGCCGTATCGGCCTGGCAGGATGCCGTGCAGCCCGAAGACCTGGATGCCATCTCGACCCCGCTGGACGCACTGGGCATCAACTACTACCACGGTGAGATGCTGTCGGGGCACCCGCAGCCGGGCGTCGAGGGCAACCCGCACGAGACCGACGGGCAGGAGCGCCCCACGGCGTCGCCGTTCCCGTCGCACGAGGGCATCCACTGGGTCGAGCGCGGCCTGCCGCGCACCGACATGGACTGGGAGGTGCAGCCCGAGGGGCTCACCCGCCTGCTGGTGCAGGTCGGCGAGGAGTATGCGCCCGGCGTGCCGCTGTACGTCACCGAGAACGGCGTCGCCTACGACGACGTCGTCGAGGCGGACGGTACGGTCGCCGACGAGGACCGCGCCGGGTTCCTGCGTGATCACCTCGCGGCGACACTGGATGCCGTCGAGCAGGGCGCCGATGTGCGCGGCTACTTCTACTGGTCGCTGATGGACAACTTCGAGTGGGCGTGGGGATACGCGAAGCGATTCGGCATCGTGCGCGTGGACTACGACACACAGGAGCGCACGATCAAGGACAGCGGCCGGGAGTACGCTCGGATCATCGCCGCTCGCGCGATCTGACCCTCTGGGGCCCTGAGCCTGTCGAAGGGCCCTGAGCCCTGCTGGGTCCCTGAGGCTCTCGAAGGGCCCTGAGGCTCTCGAAGGGCCCGCCCGCCCCACCAGTCCCACCGCCCGAGAAGGAGAACCGATGGCCCGCCCCACGATCGAGCAGGTCGCGGCGGCCGCGGGCGTCTCACGGTCCACCGTCTCGCGCGTCGTGAACGGTTCGACCGCGGTGAGCCCCGAGGCGCTCACCGCGGTCAACGACGCGATCTCGCGGCTGAACTACGTGCCCAACCGTGCGGCACGCACCCTCGCCAGCCGGCAGACGCACGCGATCGCGCTGGTCGTGCCCGAGGACACCACCCGGTTCTTCGGCGACCCGTTCTTCGCGGCGATCGTCTCGGGCATCAGCGAGCGGCTCACGCGCTCGGACTACGTGCTCAACCTGCTGATCGCGAGTGACGACCCTGGTGACAAGACGACGAGCTTCGTGCGCAACGGCGGCGTCGACGGCGCGATCATCGTCTCGCACCACACCAGCGACTCGTTCGTCGACCGCATCGCCGAGGCCGTGCCGGTGGTGTTCGGCGGCCGCCCGGCGAGGCCGCACGACAGCAACTTCGTCGTCGACGTCGACAACGTGCAGGCCGCACGCGACGCCACCGACCACCTGATCGGCCTGGGCCGCACGCGCATCGCCACGATCACCGGCCCGCAGACGATGCCCCCTGGGCTCGACCGCCGCCACGGGTACGACGAGGCGCTGGCCGCAGCGGGGCTGGAATCGGCCGGCGTCCACGACGGCCAGTTCAGCGAGGAGGGCGGCGCGGAGGCGACCCGGCGGATGCTGGCCGCCGAGGTGCTGCCGGATGCCGTCTTCGTCGCCAGCGACCTCATGGCGCGTGGTGTGCTCAGCGTGCTGCGCTCAGCCGGCATCCGCGTTCCCGACCAGATCGCGGTCGTCGGCTTCGACGACTCGCAGGTCGCGGTCACGGTCGATCCGCCGCTGACCACGATCCGTCAGCCGACGCATCAGCAGGGGGTCACCATGGCATCCGTGCTGCTCGACGTGCTCGCCGGCCGCGAGCCGGAGCGGGTGACGATCCTGCCGACCGAGCTGGTCGTCCGCGAATCCGCCTGATCGACGCCGAGTCCTACGGCGTCAGCGGACGCCCTTTGCCGTGACCCCGCTCGTGTCCGATGGCGTTCGTCGCCGTCCAGGCGCCGGACGACCAGATCGAGTCGTCGCTATGCCTTGCCCATGCGGGTGAAGGCACCCAGGACCGTGCGCTCGGATGCCATCAGGTAGCGCTCCAGCTCGTCGGCGGCGGCCTCCGGACCGCGCTCCATGAGAGCCGTGAGCACCGCGCGGTTCTTGCGGACGAAGGGTTCGTGCAGTGATCGGGGATCGTCGATCTCAAGGAATACCAGGCGCAGTTCGGCTGCGACATCGCGGTAGGTGCGTGCCAGTCTCGGGCTGTCGGCGAGGGCGACGATCGCATCATGGAAGGCCATGTTCGCACTGCCGACCCGCCGCCAGTCCTCGAGCGGCAGATGGCGCTCGGCATCCGCCAGCGACGCGCGCATGAGCTGCACCGCCGGATGCTCCGGCTCCGACTGCCGCAGCGCGGTGCACTCGATGATCCGGCGGGCCCGGTAGATGTCGATGATGTCGGCGATCGTCGGCGAGGCGACCGAGACGCCGCGATGGGGGACGTGCTCGATGAGCCCCTGCTCGGCCAGTACCCGGAACGCCTCGCGCAGCGTGTTGCGCGACACGTCG
This is a stretch of genomic DNA from Microbacterium sp. YJN-G. It encodes these proteins:
- a CDS encoding glycoside hydrolase family 1 protein, with translation MTRPFPEKFLFGAATAAYQIEGAAFEDGRTASVWDAFTRVPGAVVNAENGDVACDHYHRYPQDVALMKQLGLQAYRFSTSWSRVRPDGGAVNEQGLDFYKRLVDELLDADIVPWLTLHHWDMPQALEERGGWTSRAVVDRFVEYALSVHDALGDRVQHWTTMNEPWCSSFLSYTAGVHAPGRTSILDGLLASHHLLLSHGRAVQALRERAPGLDLGITLNLTLAEPADPDDPLDVDAARRIDGQFNRWFLDPIFRGAYPADIVRDIREVDAEAVSAWQDAVQPEDLDAISTPLDALGINYYHGEMLSGHPQPGVEGNPHETDGQERPTASPFPSHEGIHWVERGLPRTDMDWEVQPEGLTRLLVQVGEEYAPGVPLYVTENGVAYDDVVEADGTVADEDRAGFLRDHLAATLDAVEQGADVRGYFYWSLMDNFEWAWGYAKRFGIVRVDYDTQERTIKDSGREYARIIAARAI
- a CDS encoding LacI family DNA-binding transcriptional regulator; translated protein: MARPTIEQVAAAAGVSRSTVSRVVNGSTAVSPEALTAVNDAISRLNYVPNRAARTLASRQTHAIALVVPEDTTRFFGDPFFAAIVSGISERLTRSDYVLNLLIASDDPGDKTTSFVRNGGVDGAIIVSHHTSDSFVDRIAEAVPVVFGGRPARPHDSNFVVDVDNVQAARDATDHLIGLGRTRIATITGPQTMPPGLDRRHGYDEALAAAGLESAGVHDGQFSEEGGAEATRRMLAAEVLPDAVFVASDLMARGVLSVLRSAGIRVPDQIAVVGFDDSQVAVTVDPPLTTIRQPTHQQGVTMASVLLDVLAGREPERVTILPTELVVRESA
- a CDS encoding GntR family transcriptional regulator; this translates as MTTRAPLADVLRERIIDGDFAPGSRLSESALAEQLDVSRNTLREAFRVLAEQGLIEHVPHRGVSVASPTIADIIDIYRARRIIECTALRQSEPEHPAVQLMRASLADAERHLPLEDWRRVGSANMAFHDAIVALADSPRLARTYRDVAAELRLVFLEIDDPRSLHEPFVRKNRAVLTALMERGPEAAADELERYLMASERTVLGAFTRMGKA